Proteins co-encoded in one Rhodopirellula bahusiensis genomic window:
- a CDS encoding TraM recognition domain-containing protein: MPYRDIEPTWHNSKDKYDVLDWANIPPFTCDMNYRLPQQHGVSGFFQCARMMLIASVATVAVQFTLKLGIASAFLGTASTTFVVIVAAIVFCFPVDPEYRRWQDRLASAAGAFLIWGFLAFVALVNSAGEATVATFVVGTLCISFFADRIATHHLHWASANPLVDRKTMTSWRRDWRARWTGFSDKLPSNQCETATARAAFSLILKLRKMYPLGFLTVVVVLLCAVSVASKMNHADFGNRNGILVFLASLVGLSAVSAAYCVLMPDSPKAFLSAVGGAYEYGGSGPTPAWVFHSPLGSRVTRRLMISVITATIVSVYSALAFSAFSSHSPETLNAIVGLLGFTLVLPAIGGPAILILGSFVAAAPTIVAHHRALNRVGAVEHHRDWSELDGYIQRVQNSRNSIERRHNIVGIHATGKYPILADTDLQFEHQHVLGPTGVGKTALSLTTDVIQAIRRGDGPSIIIDCKGDRALFETARLEAERAGRTFKWFTNKPGRSTYLFNPLAHLNDPQFTLPEILGVILQSLNLYHGDDYARAYFGKEVRTLLRDAYLATMPDEQSRRGIGGGRRFRREGKIESFWDLDDVLKELAANSRQYEAAKHLSMIVQSLCDFEQLSLTPSRDPNETAIEHAISMPEAIEEKQVLYFYLVGSLDVASVGELARLALFAANAAAIKYRDRTNEKPRIQFIADEAQCLVAKNIETVLQQARDAGIAFTFAHQSLSQLKLPGGVDLTQQVLNSTCIKRYHAARDPASQKYISDISGTTTYYSRKWKQFKKRIDAGIVSSRYACTDPDGVMRIDISEHVGPRLEPEDIRDINRDINKSIAIFERNSGYSQYCGAFPMVTEWPVSMREHVKRSRAAWPENQGETISIGGAWPGGNENTIAPTTHPEIDLTVDPANLDEALRKIHQKLTGDDSRDENAT, encoded by the coding sequence ATGCCTTACCGCGACATCGAGCCAACTTGGCACAACTCCAAGGACAAATACGACGTATTGGATTGGGCGAATATTCCGCCGTTCACGTGCGATATGAACTATCGCCTTCCGCAACAGCATGGAGTTTCCGGCTTCTTTCAATGTGCCCGAATGATGTTGATCGCTTCCGTAGCAACGGTCGCAGTTCAATTCACATTGAAACTCGGAATCGCGTCGGCGTTCTTGGGTACTGCGTCAACGACGTTTGTCGTGATTGTCGCCGCAATTGTTTTCTGCTTTCCGGTTGATCCAGAATACCGGCGTTGGCAGGATCGTCTAGCCTCGGCCGCCGGAGCATTCTTGATTTGGGGCTTCCTGGCATTCGTCGCATTGGTTAATTCGGCAGGCGAGGCAACGGTTGCCACGTTTGTTGTTGGCACACTTTGCATCTCATTCTTTGCAGATCGCATCGCAACCCACCACCTGCACTGGGCCAGCGCCAACCCGCTCGTCGATCGGAAAACGATGACAAGCTGGCGACGGGATTGGCGAGCGCGGTGGACCGGGTTCAGCGACAAGTTGCCGTCAAACCAGTGCGAGACGGCAACGGCACGTGCCGCGTTCTCTCTGATTCTGAAACTGCGCAAGATGTATCCGCTCGGCTTCCTGACGGTCGTAGTCGTCTTGCTGTGTGCGGTATCCGTAGCTTCAAAGATGAATCACGCCGACTTCGGGAACCGGAATGGAATCCTCGTATTCCTTGCGTCGCTGGTGGGACTATCTGCCGTATCCGCTGCCTATTGTGTGCTGATGCCAGATTCCCCCAAGGCATTCCTTAGCGCGGTTGGCGGCGCTTACGAGTACGGAGGCTCAGGTCCTACGCCGGCTTGGGTATTTCACAGTCCACTGGGAAGTCGAGTTACACGCCGGCTGATGATTTCGGTCATCACTGCAACGATAGTGTCGGTGTATTCGGCACTCGCGTTTTCGGCGTTTTCCTCTCATTCGCCCGAGACCCTCAACGCGATCGTTGGACTTCTTGGTTTCACGTTGGTCCTACCCGCGATTGGCGGCCCCGCAATTCTGATCCTCGGCAGCTTCGTTGCAGCCGCACCCACGATCGTTGCTCATCATCGCGCGCTCAATCGTGTTGGTGCTGTCGAACACCACCGAGACTGGAGCGAATTGGATGGCTACATCCAGCGCGTACAAAACAGTCGAAATTCGATCGAGCGACGGCACAACATTGTAGGAATTCACGCAACGGGAAAGTATCCGATTCTCGCGGACACGGACTTGCAATTCGAGCACCAACACGTACTGGGCCCGACTGGTGTCGGTAAGACGGCCCTGTCGCTAACAACAGACGTGATTCAAGCGATTAGACGCGGTGATGGGCCATCCATCATCATCGATTGCAAAGGAGATCGCGCTCTGTTTGAAACTGCGAGACTGGAAGCAGAGCGAGCGGGACGAACGTTCAAATGGTTTACCAACAAACCGGGACGCTCGACCTATCTGTTCAATCCGTTGGCGCACCTCAATGATCCCCAATTCACGCTTCCAGAGATTCTTGGAGTCATTCTACAATCGTTGAACCTGTACCACGGTGACGACTACGCCAGAGCCTACTTCGGAAAGGAAGTGCGAACGCTCCTGCGGGATGCCTATCTCGCCACCATGCCGGACGAGCAGAGCCGGCGTGGAATTGGTGGTGGCCGACGCTTTCGCCGCGAGGGAAAGATTGAATCATTCTGGGACTTGGACGACGTCCTCAAGGAGTTGGCGGCCAATAGCCGGCAGTACGAAGCAGCAAAGCATCTTTCCATGATCGTTCAATCGCTATGTGACTTCGAGCAACTCAGTCTCACTCCGTCGCGCGATCCGAACGAAACGGCCATCGAGCATGCGATTTCGATGCCGGAAGCCATCGAAGAAAAGCAGGTTCTGTACTTCTACTTGGTTGGCTCGCTTGACGTTGCGTCTGTTGGCGAGCTGGCGCGACTTGCACTGTTCGCTGCTAATGCCGCGGCGATCAAGTACCGTGACCGGACAAACGAGAAGCCACGCATCCAATTTATCGCGGACGAAGCTCAATGCCTCGTCGCGAAAAACATCGAGACTGTGCTTCAGCAAGCCCGTGACGCGGGAATCGCGTTCACTTTTGCGCACCAATCGCTAAGCCAACTGAAGCTACCCGGCGGCGTGGATTTAACGCAGCAGGTGCTGAACTCGACTTGTATCAAACGCTACCACGCGGCGCGTGACCCCGCATCGCAGAAGTATATTTCGGATATCTCTGGGACGACGACCTACTATTCGCGGAAATGGAAACAGTTCAAGAAACGAATTGATGCGGGAATTGTTAGTTCGAGGTACGCCTGCACCGATCCAGATGGGGTCATGCGAATCGACATTTCGGAACATGTGGGACCCAGACTGGAGCCGGAGGACATTCGCGACATCAATCGCGACATTAACAAGAGCATTGCGATCTTTGAGCGAAACTCAGGCTATTCGCAGTACTGTGGAGCATTTCCGATGGTTACCGAGTGGCCAGTCTCGATGCGAGAGCACGTCAAGAGAAGTCGAGCCGCATGGCCTGAAAATCAAGGCGAGACTATTTCAATCGGTGGAGCGTGGCCCGGTGGGAACGAGAATACGATTGCACCCACAACGCACCCAGAGATCGATCTGACCGTCGACCCCGCCAATTTGGACGAAGCGTTACGAAAAATCCATCAGAAGCTGACTGGAGATGATTCTCGCGACGAGAATGCAACCTAA